One segment of Panicum virgatum strain AP13 chromosome 1K, P.virgatum_v5, whole genome shotgun sequence DNA contains the following:
- the LOC120654802 gene encoding putative multidrug resistance protein, with product MATTKEDAPSPAPGSSFMSVFAHADAADVALMALGLVGAIGEALSTPVRMLIFSHIANDLLENHSRPDQLQEFSSKINENVRKLLFLALASSIMAFLEGYCWARTAERQASRMRARYLRAVLRQDMEYFDLRAGLASEVVASLSSDSLAVQDVLSERVPNLVANATMFVGSYAVAFALAWRLALAAPPSVLLLVVPGVMYGRVLTGLARRVRERYALAGAVAEQAVSSVRTVYSFAAETRAVARFAAALEEPARLGLRQGLVKGVAVGSNGVTFAVWAFNVWYGSRLVMYHGYQGGTVFAVSTAIVGGGTALGWGLSNVKYFSEASAAAERIMEMIRRVPKIDSESDAGVELDDVAGELELRNVTFCYPSRPQSPVFTKLSLRVPAGHTVALVGASGSGKSTVIALLERFYDPSAGDVMLDGVDIRRLRLKWLRAQMGLVSQEPALFATTIRQNILFGKEDATEEEIVAAANAANAHDFISQLPQGYETQVGERGIQMSGGQKQRIAIARAILKSPKILLFDEATSALDSQSESVVQEALQVASMGRTTIVIAHCLSTIRNADTIAVMQSGEVKELGSHHELIANESGLYSSLVHLQRIGDTNGEANRQIGRIGYTSASVRKPGSHDMSRILCLDNRQTVDGGADDCTNKKPKVHVPSFKRLLMLNAPEWKHALIGSFSAALFGGIQPMYAYIIGSMFSVYFLTDHAEIKNRTRDHAFIFVALAVLSLLLNIGQHYNFGAMGEYLTKRIREQILKRILTFEIGWFDRDGNSTGAVCSLLAKDANIVRALAGDRMALVIQAVSAVLIAWTMGLVIAWRLALVMIAVQPLIICCFYARNILLRSVSNKAMEAQSKSSKLSAEAVSNLHTITAFSSQDLILCLFDQAQYITRKENIRQSWFAGLALGTSVGLMACTWPLNFWYGGKLMAAHQITAKALYQTFMIIVSTGRVIADAGSMTTDLAKGAEAVSSMFAILDRKTKIEPDNPKGYKPEKVQGDVQIVGVDFAYPSRPNVIIFKKFSLSIQPGKSTAIVGQNGSGKSTIILLIERFYDPHQGVVKIDGIDIKMYNLRALRRHIGLVSQEPTLFAGTIRENIMYGIETASEEEIENAARSANAHEFISSLKDGYDTWCGERGLHLSGGQKQRIAIARAILKNPAILLLDEATSALDSQSEKVVQEALDRVMIGRTSVVVAHRISTIQKCDLIVVLEKGVVVEKGTHTSLIAKGPSAKYFGLVSLQQGGNLH from the exons AtggcaaccaccaaggaagacgcccCGTCGCCAGCGCCAGGGTCGTCGTTCATGTCAGTGTTCGCGCACGCGGACGCCGCGGACGTGGCACTCATGGCCCTGGGCTTGGTGGGCGCCATTGGCGAAGCCCTGTCGACGCCGGTGAGGATGCTCATCTTCAGCCACATTGCCAACGATCTGCTAGAAAACCAT TCGCGCCCCGACCAACTCCAGGAGTTCAGCTCCAAGATCAATGAG AACGTGAGGAAGCTCCTCTTCTTGGCCTTGGCCTCCTCGATCATGGCGTTCCTAG AGGGCTACTGCTGGGCGCGCACGGCGGAGCGGCAGGCGTCGCGCATGCGGGCGCGTTACCTCCGTGCGGTGCTCCGGCAGGACATGGAGTACTTCGACCTCCGGGCGGGCTTGGCGTCCGAGGTAGTGGCCAGCTTGTCCAGCGACAGCCTCGCCGTGCAGGACGTGCTGAGCGAGAGGGTGCCCAACCTGGTGGCCAACGCCACCATGTTCGTCGGCAGCTACGCCGTGGCGTTCGCGCTGGCGTggcgcctcgccctcgccgcgccgccgtccgtgcTGCTCCTCGTCGTCCCGGGCGTCATGTACGGCCGCGTCCTCACCGGCCTGGCGCGCCGGGTCAGGGAGCGTTACGCGCTCGCGGGCGCCGTGGCCGAGCAGGCCGTCTCGTCCGTGCGCACGGTCTACTCGTTTGCGGCGGAGACGCGCGCCGTGGCGcgcttcgccgccgcgctcgaggAGCCCGCGCGGCTCGGGCTCAGGCAGGGGCTCGTCAAGGGCGTCGCCGTCGGCAGTAACGGCGTCACCTTCGCCGTCTGGGCGTTCAACGTCTGGTACGGCAGCCGCCTCGTCATGTACCACGGCTACCAGGGCGGCACTGTGTTCGCCGTCTCCACCGCCATTGTCGGCGGCGGCAC GGCGCTGGGGTGGGGGCTGTCGAACGTCAAGTACTTCTCcgaggcgagcgcggcggcggagagaaTCATGGAGATGATCCGGCGGGTGCCCAAGATCGACTCCGAGAGCGACGCCGGCGTGGAGCTGGACGACGTCGCCGGGGAGCTGGAGCTCAGGAACGTCACGTTCTGCTACCCGTCGCGGCCGCAGAGCCCCGTCTTCACCAAACTCAGCCTGCGCGTGCCGGCGGGCCACACGGTTGCGCTGGTCGGGGCCAGCGGGTCGGGTAAGTCGACGGTGATCGCCCTGCTAGAGCGGTTCTACGACCCGTCGGCCGGAGATGTGATGCTGGACGGCGTGGACATCCGGCGACTACGGCTCAAGTGGCTCCGCGCGCAGATGGGCCTCGTCAGCCAGGAGCCCGCGCTGTTTGCAACGACCATACGGCAGAACATACTGTTCGGTAAGGAGGACGCCACGGAGGAGGAGATCGTCGCCGCAGCCAATGCAGCCAACGCCCACGACTTCATCTCGCAGCTGCCGCAGGGCTACGAGACACAG GTAGGTGAGCGTGGCATCCAAATGTCTGGAGGGCAGAAGCAAAGGATCGCGATTGCTAGAGCAATACTGAAGTCACCCAAGATTCTCCTTTTTGATGAAGCCACTAGTGCATTGGACTCCCAGTCAGAGAGTGTTGTGCAAGAGGCGCTTCAAGTAGCCTCCATGGGCCGTACTACTATTGTTATCGCACATTGTCTATCCACCATCAGAAATGCAGACACGATTGCCGTCATGCAGTCTGGTGAAGTAAAGGAGTTAGGCTCCCATCATGAGCTCATTGCCAATGAGAGTGGCTTATACTCATCTCTTGTTCATCTCCAGCGGATTGGGGATACCAATGGTGAGGCCAACAGGCAGATTGGTAGAATTGGTTATACTTCAGCTTCTGTTCGAAAACCTGGGAGCCACGACATGAGCAGGATATTATGTTTGGATAACAGGCAAACTGTTGATGGAGGAGCTGACGATTGTACCAATAAGAAGCCAAAGGTTCATGTGCCATCCTTTAAAAGGTTGCTGATGCTTAATGCACCAGAGTGGAAGCATGCACTGATAGGGAGCTTTAGTGCAGCTCTGTTTGGAGGTATCCAGCCCATGTATGCATACATCATAGGCAGCATGTTTTCGGTCTACTTCTTGACAGATCATGCTGAGATAAAGAACAGAACCAGGGACCATGCGTTCATCTTTGTCGCTCTTGCGGTTCTTTCATTGTTGCTCAACATTGGGCAACATTATAACTTTGGTGCCATGGGAGAATATCTCACTAAGAGGATCAGGGAACAGATACTCAAAAGGATTCTTACTTTTGAGATTGGTTGGTTTGATCGTGATGGGAACTCCACAGGTGCCGTATGCTCCTTGCTTGCCAAAGATGCCAATATC GTGAGGGCACTTGCGGGTGACCGAATGGCACTAGTGATCCAGGCAGTTTCTGCAGTGCTCATTGCATGGACGATGGGTCTTGTCATTGCTTGGCGCTTGGCCCTTGTCATGATAGCAGTGCAGCCGCTTATTATTTGTTGCTTCTATGCTCGTAACATCTTACTAAGAAGCGTGTCAAATAAAGCAATGGAGGCACAATCCAAGAGTAGTAAACTATCTGCTGAGGCCGTCTCCAATCTCCATACTATCACTGCATTCTCATCGCAAGATCTTATTCTATGCCTTTTTGACCAAGCACAATATATTACTCGGAAGGAAAACATTCGGCAATCATGGTTTGCAGGACTTGCCCTTGGCACCTCCGTTGGCCTTATGGCATGCACATGGCCCCTCAACTTCTGGTATGGTGGAAAGCTCATGGCTGCCCACCAAATTACAGCCAAGGCACTCTATCAAACCTTCATGATTATAGTAAGCACTGGGCGTGTCATTGCAGATGCAGGCAGCATGACAACTGACCTTGCTAAGGGTGCTGAAGCGGTCTCTTCGATGTTCGCCATTCTTGACCGCAAAACAAAAATTGAGCCTGACAATCCTAAGGGATACAAGCCAGAGAAGGTACAAGGTGATGTGCAAATTGTAGGAGTAGATTTTGCATACCCATCAAGGCCAAATGTGATCATATTCAAAAAGTTTTCCTTGAGCATACAACCAGGGAAATCAACAGCCATTGTTGGGCAAAATGGTTCTGGAAAGTCAACCATCATATTGCTAATAGAGAGGTTCTATGACCCACATCAGGGAGTGGTGAAGATCGATGGAATAGACATAAAAATGTATAATCTCCGAGCCTTGCGACGGCACATTGGTTTGGTCAGCCAGGAGCCAACATTGTTTGCAGGTACGATTAGAGAGAACATCATGTATGGCATTGAAACAGCAAGTGAGGAAGAAATTGAGAATGCAGCAAGGTCTGCAAATGCACATGAATTCATTAGCAGCCTCAAGGACGGGTATGACACATGGTGTGGTGAGCGAGGTTTACATCTTTCGGGGGGACAAAAGCAGCGCATTGCAATTGCTCGTGCCATCCTAAAGAACCCTGCTATCTTGCTACTAGATGAAGCTACAAGTGCCCTGGACAGCCAATCTGAAAAGGTGGTGCAAGAGGCATTGGACAGAGTGATGATCGGGAGGACAAGTGTTGTGGTGGCACACAGAATTAGCACTATCCAAAAATGTGACTTGATTGTTGTGCTTGAGAAAGGAGTTGTTGTGGAGAAAGGTACGCACACATCCCTCATTGCCAAGGGTCCCTCTGCAAAATACTTCGGATTGGTTAGCTTACAACAAGGAGGCAATCTACACTGA
- the LOC120654812 gene encoding mitochondrial import inner membrane translocase subunit TIM17-1-like, whose amino-acid sequence MTTPETSREPCPDRIIDDVGGAFGMGAVGGAAFHFLKGVYNSPNGHRLAGGATSARMLALRLGGSFAVWGGLFSTFDCALVYAREKEDPWNSIASGAATGGQLAMRQGLLAAGRSAVFGSALLALIEGAGIMLNRVLVVPPLPEELLQPGQHAPPSFLGVSPAPPIAVQEVPVPDSGSSSTGWLGSLFGKKQDKVAGGDRKPELHVALQKLRLLLADCARKGANAKVAASELRVVMGSLATAVDAPPEGVVAASDEARELTRRGCGRTWRTTARFVDG is encoded by the exons ATGACCACTCCGGAGACGTCGCGGGAGCCCTGCCCGGACCGCATCATCGACGACGTCGGCGGCGCCTTCGGGATGGGCGCGGTGGGCGGCGCCGCCTTCCACTTCCTCAAGGGCGTCTACAACTCCCCCAACGGCCACCGCCTCGCCGGGGGCGCCACGTCCGCGCGCATGCTCGCGCTGCGCCTCGGCGGCAGCTTCGCCGTCTGGGGCGGCCTCTTCTCCACCTTCGACTGCGCCCTCGTCTACGCCCGCGAGAAGGAAGACCCCTGGAACTCCAtcgcctccggcgccgccaccggcggccaGCTCGCCATGCGCCagggcctcctcgccgccgggagGTCCGCGGTCTTCGGCAGCGCCCTCCTCGCGCTCATCGAGGGCGCCGGGATCATGCTCAACCGTGTCTTGGTCGTCCCGCCGCTGCCGGAGGAACTGCTGCA ACCTGGCCAGCACGCACCACCTAGCTTCCTGGgagtgtcgccggcgccgccgatcgCGGTTCAGGAGGTTCCGGTCCCTGACTCTGGCTCGAGCTCGACTGGGTGGCTTGGCAGTTTGTTCGGGAAGAAGCAGGACAAGGTTGCTGGTGGGGATCGGAAGCCGGAG CTGCACGTGGCGCTGCAGAAGCTGCGGCTCCTGCTCGCCGACTGCGCCCGGAAGGGGGCAAATGCCAAGGTGGCCGCCTCCGAGCTCCGGGTCGTGATGGGGTCCCTCGCGACGGCGGTGGACGCGCCGCCGGAGGGCGTGGTCGCGGCGTCCGACGAGGCGCGGGAACTCACGAGGCGCGGCTGCGGGCGGACCTGGAGGACGACTGCGCGGTTCGTGGACGGCTGA